From the Moorena sp. SIOASIH genome, the window TGCTAATTCTCAAAAAGCTATTGATAGTCATGGTGAGCAGCCAGGTTGGTTATACCTAGCTTTAGGTTATGTACATTATAACAACAATCAATTAAATGATGCGATTTATAATTACAAAAAAATTATTGAAATCAACTCTAATCAACCCAGCTTTATCTATAAAAGACTGGGGAATGCTTTAGAAATTCAAGAAAGATTATCAGAAGCAATTTCAATTTACAAAAAAGGAATCAGAACTAATCCAGAGCATCCTGAGCTTTATATTTGTTTAGGGGATAGTTACGCAAATTTAGAGCATGTCGAAAAAGCTATAACAACCTATTCTAAAGCTATAAGCCTGCGAGATAAAAATCCTCAATTCTCTGGTTTTTTAGACGTTGAAGCAATTTTATCATCTTATTCAAAAGCAATAGAATCAACGTGTCTAGAGAAGTTTTATTACCATATAGGTAAAGCATTGAGTTATAGGCAAAATCTAAATCAAGCTGCAAAATTTTATAGGAAGGCTATTCAGATTAATCCTGAAATGTCGGCGGTTTACCAAAATTTAGGTGGTGTTGCTGCACAGCAAGGTAATTGTGAAGAGGCGATCGCCTTTTACATTAAGGCTATTAAGTCTGATCCAGGGAATGAGGAGTTCCATAATGAACTGTGGTGGTACTTATTATCTATCCCTATCGCACTACAGAAATTGGAAAAAATCGATAACCTTGCTACAAACATAGTGCAAGTAGCAAATGAGACCAAAACCATGAACCAGTCTAATATAGCGCCTTTAGAATCTGATCATGGTGATTCTCTCAAAAATAGCCCACTCTTCTCAAACTTAATGGCTAATTATGAAAGAACTATCCAGTTGGCAACTCGCTCAAGTGAGACTATTTCAGCGAAAGACATGGTAGTGGTTCTTGCTAAAAAAAATAAAGCGATACATTTAAGGCTTTGGCAGCAATTTAAATTTATAAATTCTCTACTTAGGGAGCATGATATCAATTATTGGGCTATTGATGGCACCCTAATGGGTGCTATTCGACATCAAGGTTTCATCCCTTGGGATAACGATATTGATATTGAGATGAAAGAATCAGATCTAAATCGACTTTTATCTTTAGAATATCTACTCAATCAACATGGATGTTATTTGAAAAAAATTTCTAAAAATTATTATCAAATTGCCGACAATTTTGACCTTTTTATATATGAACAAAGAAAATGGGCATCTCAAGGTTGCTATTACACATCTCTAGATGAGCATGAAATATTCCCTTTGCGAAAATTTAAATTCTGTGACTTTGAGATTTATGCTCCCCATAAAGCAGACGAATATCTGAAAAGGGCTTACGGAAATGATTGTCTGCAAAGATGCCGAATTTGGAATACTCATTTAAACAATTATTTTAAACCTGGCCATGATCCAGAAAGGTATGTCTTGAGCATTGATGATGTTAATAAGATATTGAAAATATGACTATAGCTTTTTAGTTTTATAAAAATGGCAATCAATAGTAATAATTTCAGAGCAATTATCTTAGCGGCTAGTTATGGAAGGCGGATGCGGCCCTTGACTAACCATACTCATAAAGCATTATTACAGTACGGTGAAAAGACAGTTTTGCAACGGATCATAGATGCTCTGCTGTATGCTCATATTGATTGTATAACCATCGTTACAGGTTATCCCAAATTGCGGATAAAACTAGAAGACATTTACTTGAATTACTGGCACTTGAGCAACCAATCATCATTCTGACTCCAACCATAACAACTATATTAACAACTAGATTGCAGACGGGAGCTGAGTATGCTAAGCAACGCTTTTTATTTCATTCAGAAGATGGCGATTAATATAGGAGTTATACCATCAGAGTGGTTCTGTTTCTCTGAATATGACCCACGGAAGTTCTATGTATTCGCGGATCGAAGGCTAGTTTTTATAGAAGTTCCCAAAGTTGCCAGTACCTCCATTTTGTACGCAATTGGCAAGGCTTATCAAGTCGAGTTCCAGCATTTCATACATAATGATCCGTTTTGGCATATTGAACGAGACAGGTTAAACCCGCAACAGCAAGAGTTTTACAAATTTGCCTTTGTGCGAAATCCTTTTGATAGATTAGTCTCTTGTTATAAGAATAAACTAATTCAGGTGCGCCACCAGACTAAGTTTAATCCTGGTAGATATTTATTCGAGGGGTATATTCCTTTGGATGCTACTTTTGATGAATTTGTCAAAATCATTACCAAAATTCCTGACTATCTTGCTGAGAAACATTTTAAATCTCAGTACGCCATTTTGTCCCATGGGGGAAAGTTATTGCCTGATTGGATAGGGCGTTTTGAAACCTTAGCGGATTCCTGGGCAGAAATCGCTCAGAAATATGGTTTTGAACAGGACTTACCAAAATTAACATCAACTGAGCACCTCAAGAATACACCACCAGATTACCGAGCATACTACACAAAAGAATTGGCCGAGATGGTTTCCAGACGGTATAGAAAAGATCTGGTGTTATTTGGATACACCAAGGCTTACCAAGAACTCTGGGATTTTTTAGACAACAAGTAACAGAGAAATTACTAGAGATGGAAGAAATCACTTACCTCATTGCCAACTATAACAACGGTAAGTATATCACAGATTGCCTCAACTCCCTCCACCAACAAAGCTCTCCTAATTGGCGTGCTATCATCGTTGATGATCAAAGCACGGATAATTCGATACAGATAATAAATTCGCAACTTACTGAAAAAATTAAATTCTTAAAAAACGAGCAAAATATTGGTTATACACCCACGCTCATCCGCTTAATTGAACAGGCTACCACCGATATCGTGGGCATTTTAGATCCCGATGATGCACTGTACCCAGAGGCAACAGAACTCGTTTTGCAAGCTTATTGTGAGTATCCTGAGGCGGGTTTTGTCTACACCAACCAAGATTATTACAATGAAGAGTTAACAGCCAAAATCGGGTCATATCTTTCATCTGCCATCCCATCAGGCCGCACGAGTTTGATGCATGGAGTGGGTGCCATGAGAACCTTTCGACGCTCGGCATATGCCAAAAGTACGGGGCTTGATCCAAGCATCTTGTATGCCGAAGATCGGGATTTAGTCTACAAAATGGAGGAGGTGACACCCTTTGTTTTTGTTGATCTAGCACTATATAAATATCGTTATGTGCCAAATTCACAAAGCCATAACCCACAAAAACGCAGACTCGGAGACAAAAATCATCGTCGTGCGTATCGTAACGCCCTAGCTCGCCGCCAAATTACTGGGCGGCGTAAAATTGGCCATTTGCTGTGGCTATACAGCCACCAGTTGTTACGTGGACAATTCCCAGGGAGACTCAAAGGGATTGTCAGTTGCTGCTTGCCCTATATAGACCGAATTGCATTCTGTCTAGCAGCGAGCTAATCAGAATGTATGAAAAAATCAGTTTTATTGCTTTGGAAAACCCTTATGGCGAGGCGCATTGGCACCAACCACTCAAAGACAGAGGAAAAATCCAATTTATGACGGGGTTAAGGATTAGGGTCAAGCAAACTAGATTTGGAGGAGGAAGATCAGATGACGTTAGTTCGCATTATTGCAAACTGGGATTGGCCTGATCTATTACGACAAAGCCCAAATCATAGTGGCATCTGGGAAGGAATAAAGTTTACCTTAGAACCTGTCGAAGAGTGCGATTATGTCATCGTCTTAAATGGAGCTAGTAAAACCACCACCATCAACTGTCCCCCAGAACATATCTGGTCGATGGTTCAAGAACCACCCACTGAATTTAGAAAGCCTTGGCATGTCAATCCGTCTTACTCTTTTCGCATGTTCACCACCGATGTGGACCTAACAGGGTCACAGTATATCCATAGCCAACCCGCTTTGCCTTGGCATATCAATCAAGATTATGATTTTCTGGCTTCTTTTAAAGCACCTGAGAAAACCCAGCAACTATCTTGGATTACCAGTGGACAAAGAGTATTGAAAGGGCATCGTGTCCGGATGTATTTTTTAGAGCAGATTCAAGGAAAATTGGATTTCGATCTGTGGGGACGGGACTTTAATCCGATAGATGATAAATGGGATGGTTTGGTTTCTTATCGCTATTCTTTAGCCATTGAAAACTATAGCAACCCTTTGTACTGGAGTGAAAAGCTAGCCGATTGCTATTTAGCATGGTGTATGCCCATTTATTATGGCTGCACGGGGATTACCGATTATTTCCCCCCCTAGAGCTTAATCCAAATCGACATTAACCAGCCAGATGCTGCGGTGGAGAAAATTAAGGAGGCTATAGCCAGCAACCCTTGGCAGCAGAATCTGGACGCCATTGCATACGCACGGGAACTCATCCTCAAGCGATACCAGTTCTTCCCTTTTATGGTGTGCCAGATTCGTCACTTTCAAGCCACCTATGGCTCCTTTTTCCAAAAGCAGCCAGTAACGATTGCGCCCCGGGAAATCAAAGAAAGGCTTTGGCCAAGAGGGGTGCGAAACAGCAAAAATTATAGCACTACGCATTAAGCTGTTTGACATTGATACAAGCTGAAAAGCTTTTGTAGTAAACTTTTGCCTTTTGCCTCTTGCCTCTTGCCTCTTGCCTTGCGCGTAGCGCTATAACTTGTTAATTTACCATGTCTGGGAGGAAAACCTTGATCTCCGTCATTATTTGTACCTATAACCGAGCCGATTTGCTCACCGATGCTTTACACACCGTTTGCCAGCAGACCCTTGAGCACTCCGAATACGAAGTTATTGTGGTCGATAACAACTCAACTGATCAGACGGCTACCGTAAGCCAGTCATTTGTGGCACGCTACCCCCATGTACGTTACTGCTTCGAGCCGCAACAAGGGCTTTCTCATGCCCGTAATCGGGGCTGGCATGAGGCAAAGGGCGAGTATGTGGCTTATATTGATGATGATTGTAAGGTACCAGAAGGGTGGTTAGCGGTTGCTAAAGAGGTGATTGAGGGCGTATCACCCACAGTGTTTGGTGGACCTTCTTTTGCTTTCTACAACACGCCCAAGCCAGCTTGGTACAAGGATATCTATGGCTCTAATTTTCCTTATTCCCAAGCACAGCACCTAGAAAGAGCAGAAGTCCTCTATGGCTCAAATCTTTTTTTGCGGCGCAACTTGTTTGAATGCATTGGAGACTTCGAT encodes:
- a CDS encoding LicD family protein translates to MNKPDKAIANSQKAIDSHGEQPGWLYLALGYVHYNNNQLNDAIYNYKKIIEINSNQPSFIYKRLGNALEIQERLSEAISIYKKGIRTNPEHPELYICLGDSYANLEHVEKAITTYSKAISLRDKNPQFSGFLDVEAILSSYSKAIESTCLEKFYYHIGKALSYRQNLNQAAKFYRKAIQINPEMSAVYQNLGGVAAQQGNCEEAIAFYIKAIKSDPGNEEFHNELWWYLLSIPIALQKLEKIDNLATNIVQVANETKTMNQSNIAPLESDHGDSLKNSPLFSNLMANYERTIQLATRSSETISAKDMVVVLAKKNKAIHLRLWQQFKFINSLLREHDINYWAIDGTLMGAIRHQGFIPWDNDIDIEMKESDLNRLLSLEYLLNQHGCYLKKISKNYYQIADNFDLFIYEQRKWASQGCYYTSLDEHEIFPLRKFKFCDFEIYAPHKADEYLKRAYGNDCLQRCRIWNTHLNNYFKPGHDPERYVLSIDDVNKILKI
- a CDS encoding NTP transferase domain-containing protein, which translates into the protein MAINSNNFRAIILAASYGRRMRPLTNHTHKALLQYGEKTVLQRIIDALLYAHIDCITIVTGYPKLRIKLEDIYLNYWHLSNQSSF
- a CDS encoding sulfotransferase family 2 domain-containing protein, whose amino-acid sequence is MLSNAFYFIQKMAINIGVIPSEWFCFSEYDPRKFYVFADRRLVFIEVPKVASTSILYAIGKAYQVEFQHFIHNDPFWHIERDRLNPQQQEFYKFAFVRNPFDRLVSCYKNKLIQVRHQTKFNPGRYLFEGYIPLDATFDEFVKIITKIPDYLAEKHFKSQYAILSHGGKLLPDWIGRFETLADSWAEIAQKYGFEQDLPKLTSTEHLKNTPPDYRAYYTKELAEMVSRRYRKDLVLFGYTKAYQELWDFLDNK
- a CDS encoding glycosyltransferase family 2 protein, with translation MEEITYLIANYNNGKYITDCLNSLHQQSSPNWRAIIVDDQSTDNSIQIINSQLTEKIKFLKNEQNIGYTPTLIRLIEQATTDIVGILDPDDALYPEATELVLQAYCEYPEAGFVYTNQDYYNEELTAKIGSYLSSAIPSGRTSLMHGVGAMRTFRRSAYAKSTGLDPSILYAEDRDLVYKMEEVTPFVFVDLALYKYRYVPNSQSHNPQKRRLGDKNHRRAYRNALARRQITGRRKIGHLLWLYSHQLLRGQFPGRLKGIVSCCLPYIDRIAFCLAAS
- a CDS encoding glycosyltransferase family 10 — encoded protein: MTLVRIIANWDWPDLLRQSPNHSGIWEGIKFTLEPVEECDYVIVLNGASKTTTINCPPEHIWSMVQEPPTEFRKPWHVNPSYSFRMFTTDVDLTGSQYIHSQPALPWHINQDYDFLASFKAPEKTQQLSWITSGQRVLKGHRVRMYFLEQIQGKLDFDLWGRDFNPIDDKWDGLVSYRYSLAIENYSNPLYWSEKLADCYLAWCMPIYYGCTGITDYFPP
- a CDS encoding glycosyltransferase family 2 protein, which encodes MISVIICTYNRADLLTDALHTVCQQTLEHSEYEVIVVDNNSTDQTATVSQSFVARYPHVRYCFEPQQGLSHARNRGWHEAKGEYVAYIDDDCKVPEGWLAVAKEVIEGVSPTVFGGPSFAFYNTPKPAWYKDIYGSNFPYSQAQHLERAEVLYGSNLFLRRNLFECIGDFDPKLGMSGQKIGYGEETELLHRICATMPQAVIYYEPRLWLYHLVRSEKMSWHWIISARFAQGRNCYFVYPPSNSKLIFIIVQVVKYSLLLLFSVPFGLLFRSRKQYHYFDNFLYEVICNDIETLGKLYEQSRQLILCQG